The Candidatus Saccharimonadales bacterium genomic interval CAGCTTCGTTGTCGACCTCAAAGAATGTTTTGGCTGAGAAACCGAGGGCCTTCGCAAACAGATTAGTTGGGAAGACTTGCTGCTCGGTGTTGAAATCTCGAACGTTGGCGTTGTAAAAGCGCCTCGAAGCTTGGATTTTATCTTCGGTATCAACCAACTCTTGCTGTAACTGCAAGAAGTTTTGGTTGGCCTTAAGGTCGGGGTAGTTTTCGGCCACCGCAAACAAAGATTTAAGCGTGGCACTCAGTTGATTATCAGCTTTAGCCAGACCGTTTAGATCATTTTGGCTGACCCCCATGGCGGCAGTGCGCGCTTTGGTGACGTCCTCTAGCACCGTCTTTTCGTGGGCAGCGTAGCCTTTAACGGCCTCAACAATGTTGGGGATCAGATCGAAGCGGCGCTTCATCTGGACGTTAATATCGCTCAGGGCCTCATCGGTCCGGTTGCGAGATTTGATGAGCCCGTTGTAGGCCATCCACAGCCACCCCAGGACCAAGATAACAATAATTACAACAATCCATAAAAGCATAATATTATCCTTTGCTTATGGGTATATTATAGCGCTGCCGGGCTAACTATGCTACGAAATGAAGGCCGAATTGCCAGATGTAATAACTGGCTAGCATGATGCCTAAGGTAAAGGCTGTTAGCAACCGCAGGCGCCGATCCCACCAATAACTCAGCGCTACGGCGGCTAGCGCCGGTAGGCCAGCGTAACTATTGGGCGATCCGGTGCCACCTAGGGCGATTTTGGTCGAGACGTTATCGGTCACCGACACCATGAAGACGATAGCTAAAATTAATCCGACCAAGGCAGCCAAGCGGCTGCGGTCGAGTTTAATAAGGGTTGGGTTTTTACTTTTGGCCATTTTGAATCCTATTTTTATACTATTATTATAGCATAAGCGGAATACTTAAACCGATTTTTTTAGCTATTCCTAATAACTGATTCCTTGACTTAACAGAGCTATTATGGTAGTCTTGGGCGGTTCAGGACCTCGCCTATTTAAGGAGAGACGTGAAGCACCGAAAAGGATCATCAAAAATCAAGTACGATCACCATATGATCTCGGGCCTTCGCGACTTTCTCGAAAGCATCGAAGACTGGCCGGAGATCAAATCGATCATCCCTGGTCGCATCAAACGCACCGGCATACATACAGCCCTGAAGCTCAAGGTCCAATACCCCACCGACACCGGTTTGAAGTGCCAGGCTCAGTCTGGGGGAGCAATCCAGGAGGTCTTCGTTGTCACATCCGTACCAGACGTGCTTGCTCGTAAGCTCAACAACCTATAGGGGTGAAGCAACGTGGAGATGCCGAAGTTCGCATTAGTTGCCATCGATGGCGATAACATCGACCGCACGCTCTTTGGGGAGCTCAAGAGTCAACTTGCCCCAGGGGTCTTGGTGGAAGTGATAGCCGAACTGCTCCCCAATCACACCACCTGGAGCCTGGGCTGCTACACGGTTCCGCAAACCGACCGAGCTATGTCTCTCCAGCAGCATTATCTGCGCGAGTTGGTGGCAGCCGGTATCGCTATTCGGCGATGGCGGCGGGGAGCCATTCGCGGCCGTACCGTCGGCTACCCCGACAGCTGGCTGGTGGAGCAGGTGGTGACCATTTGGGATCGATTCGACACGCTGGTATTAGTGACGGCCGACCGGGACTACGTCCCCTTGTTATCTAATGCCCAAGCCATGGGCAAAGACACCGTCGTGCTTTCACCTCAACCGGTGGCTTGGCCCAGCTTCGTGCGAGTACATGAACTCGACTGGCTCGACACTCAACACCCAGGTCTTCTACGCTCACTTATTGCCGCCCCGGCCTGGATATAAGCCCCCTAGAGTCTATTTGGATTCTAGGGGGTTAACATTTTGATAAAAGCATTGACGTAGTTCAAAAAAAATACTAGAATAACCTATCTTGCTCAAATTTGGGTAAGAGCTCTTTGATTAGAGCGCTCTACATCCCGAGGAGGGATCTGGTATGGCAGGTACAGCAAACTCCACCGACCAACCGACGTGGGTAACCATCGACATCGTATGTGTCGGTGACGAGCCCATGCTCTGTAACCCGATGAGTCGCGACCAGCTCGTGGCCATCGCCGAGAAGCGTCCAGTTGCCTGGCCCGCTGACCGTCCTGTGATCGAGCAGGCCGACGTTAAGGCCGAGCTGATGAGGGACACCGACGGCCACTACGGCTTCCCGCGGCAGTGGCTGCAGGGGGCCTTGAGGGAAGCTGGTCGCTCAGTACCCACCGGTAAGGCTGCTCGGCAGATGATCAGCACCGCTACCAGCACGCGCTTGCGCACCCTGGTGCGGATCGATCCAGTCTGCCTGAGCTTCAACGCCGACGGTGAGCGGTTCATCCGCTTCAGCAGTCACTCCGAGTACGAACGCGATGTCCGCAAGGGCGTCGGGGGTAACGCTGCCAAGCCGGTGGCGGTAGCGATCGTGCGGCCGCTCTTCCGTAACTGGGCCTTCCGCGTCCGCATCCAGGCATCCACCAGCATCGACACCTCGCGCATTCGTGAGCTATTCGAGATCGCTGGTGCCAGCCAGGGTTTGGGCGACTTCCGCCCCGGCAAGGGTGGCGAGTTCGGCTGCTTCCAAGTGGCCTCGTTGGTCAAATACGACGATCCAGCCGAGGTACCGGAGTTCGTACTGGCCACCAACGCCATGACGGCGGCGGACAACGGCCAGGGCAAGGTTCACGAACTCGCCAGCACTTAGCCGGCCAACCGACTTGTGGGCCGAGGCTTCGTGCCTCGGCCCACTTTCTTTTGCCCTCATACATGTGGCAAAAGACAAATTTTGGTCTGCTGAGCCATCTCGTTGTGCATCTTAAGTTCCATTAATTCTGGAGGGAGAACTCAAGTTCTCGCAAATAGTCTGGTCGAGTACAGTGGGGTCGTGTAGGTAAAGGCTTGCAGAACTACGGTACCGGGTAGGGACTGATGTTCCTACCATACCTAATGTTGGGCTAGGCTTGGTTCCGCTGGGTTGGTCAGCGTTTAGTGTGGTTATCTACCGGGCAGCAGCCGTCATGCTACTGCCAAACCTGCCCTACGGTGTGGTCCGGCCTGCTTCGTTGTGATGCCACCCAGTTAGGCATGGGGTAGCGGTCGCCAGACCGCTACTATAACTCCGGTAGGGTCCGCCATTGCAGTGTCGCCCACGCAGTTGTATGGCCCGCATGACTAGGGTTTGGTGGACTTTGGGGCGGCAGCCGACAGGTTGCCGCCATTACCTTATGTAAGGTTTACTGGGTTAGGGTTCGGCTCCATAGGCCTAGCTATTCTGCTGCTCGGGGCGGGAGAACCAAGATTCTCCCGCCAACCCTATTGTTTGGTACTGCCAGCTCACGTAAAGCATAGCTGCGTAGTCTAAGGCAAGGGGCAGCAGCTCCGGCTGCTGCCATCAGTCACGGTGACGTTCCGTGGATTAGGCTTTTGCCAGCCATGGCGTTGTCATGCTTGGTACGGGGTGGGAACCACAAAGCTCCCACCATGGTTAGTCCACTGTGTGGTTGAGCCTGGTTTGTCGTCGTCGAGCTTGGCACACTTAGGGGCGAGACCGCTTGAACGGTCTCGCTGACACTTGTGGTAAGGTTGAGATCCCTACAGTAGAGTGCTATCGGCTTAGCTACGGGGTAGTGGCTCCGGCCGCTGCCGACATTGTGGTCGACTAGCGTAGAGTTGATTACTCTGTTGTGTGTCTCGTTTGAGTTTCCTAAGGGGTGGGGAGGGACTAAAATCCTTCCCCACCAACAACTTTCATCGTTCTTATGGTGCTATCGTTTCACATACGATGCCACCTCGGCCTGATGACAGTCCGGACACCTTGACACTCGAATAGATAGAAAGGAGGGAACCGCATGAGCGATTACAGTGACGCCTTGTCGCAAGAGAACCTCATGACCTGCTTCCCCCGTCAGTACCGTCGCCCCAACAACTCTCAACTGTCTGCCTTTGCCGCCATCGCCGAACACGGTAGTGAAACACTCGAGGCACCGACTGGCACCGGCAAGACCGCCGTTGGCTGGTCCTACCTCGAGGCCTTGGAACGAGCTGGCGCTACCTCACTAGTGGCTATTGCTCCCAACAAGACTCACGTAAACCAGTGGAAAGAGCTCCACCCCGATATGACGGTCGCCTATGGCCGCAGTGAGTACGACTGCCTTTACTACGACGAGGAGGACGAACCCTTTAAGGCCGACGAGATTCCTTGTTTGACCTTAACCAATTGTCCCCACCGCGTTGACGTAGAGACTGGCCAGACCGTGGAAGAGGGCGCTATGCCATGCCCCTACTACCAGGCCAAGTTCGAGGCCAGACGCTCGCGCAAACTGGTTTGCACCATGAGCTTCTACCTCTTCAATAACGTCTTTCGTGGGGACTTTGAGCCCCCCGATGGGCTGGTGATTGACGAGGCCGACCAGATTGCCAAAGTCGTTCGCGGCGCGCTCAGCTACGAAATCACCGACTTCCAACTGCGGCGCAGTGTGATGTTGCTGGAGAGCATCGGGGCCGACGACGAGGCCAAATCGGTCAAGCAATTCCTGCGCAATATGGTCGCTATCCTGAAGCGCAAGCCCCAGGGGCAGCCAACCTTGCTAACGGACGGCGAGATTGTTCGCCTGCTGGATGCGATTGGTCAAATTGACGCCGAGGCTGTTCGGAAGCGTATTGCACGTGCCATCAAGACTGGCGAAATCGATCCTTACGAGGACCGAGAGGTGCTAACCAGGCTAGAGCGGCTGACCCAAAACCTGGGGCGCTATTTGCGCTCTCTGGGGTATGCTCTGCCGACCGGTGAATACCACGCCCTCAACTTGGTGACCTACGCCTACAGCGACAACGAGGTAACCGACGAGAACCGGGTCAACTATAAGCTCATCATCAAGAGCTACCACGTAGCCGGTCTAGTGCGCAAGCTGCTCAGCCCAAACACCCTGGCCATGTCGGCGACCATTGGCGACAACACCGTCTTTGGCTACGAAACCGGCATTCAACTGCCATTCGTGAGCCTGCCGGGTACGTTCCCAGCAGAAAACGCCCTGGTACTGCTGCCTACAGATACGCCCAACTTGGCTCAGAAGGAGCGCAGCCGTAACCAACCCACCAGAGTGCTACGCCACATTGCCAGAGCCTGTGGCGACTTTGCCAAAAAGGATATCCGCAGCCTAGTGATTGTGGTTAGTAACCGCGAACGCGACAAGTTCCTTTGGCTCTGCCAAGAAGCTGAGGAAGATGTCGACGTAGTCAGCTACGGCGATGGCCTGACCCCCCGTCAGGCTCTGGCGGCCTTCAGGGAAGGTCAAGGGACGGTGCTCTTGGGCACGGTGGCCAACTACGGCTCGGGCGTTGACTTGCCAGAGGAGATTGCTCCAGTCACGTTTGTGCTACGACCGGGCTACCCCAACCCCAACGACCCGTTCGCTCAGTTCGAGCGGCGACGCTTTGGCAACGGCTCTTACTGGAAGGTCTGGAACTGGCGAGTGATGATTGAAGCTCTGCAGGTGCGCGGGCGCAATATCCGCAGTGCCAGTGATCGTGGTGCCACCATCTTCATCTCGCAACAGTTCCGGCGTTTCCTGTTTGCATCACTGCCGGAATGGCTCAAGGACAGTTACGACGGCAGCCTGACATTCGAGGAGGCCTGCGGGCGCGTTCTCGAGCTGATGGAAGCTCAGTCGTAAGGAACACATTTACGGTAGAGCCAGGCTAGATACGTTAGTGCAGCGCGAAGCAGGCTAAGTTGTCGGTGGAGAGGCCGAGCTATGGGCCTCTCCACAAACTATCTGGTTCGGTAACGCGGGCTCAACTTTTGTGCCGTCATCTACTGATTGGTGCGGGGCAGCGACTTTGGTCGCTGCCAATCATTAGCTTCGGCTAGGTCAGGCTTTGCGCGCTGCTATAGGGCGGAGTTTGGTCCTGGTGGGGAGGCGAAACAGTTGGCCTCTCCACAAAACTTTCGTTAAGGTGTGGTATGGTTTGCCAGTTTTCGGTCTGCCACATCTTGGGTGGAGAAGCCAAACAGCTTCTCCATGAAAATCAGTGGTAGGGTAGCACGAGCCGTTGGACTCAGCCTTATTCTTGGGTATCGGGTGGAGTACCCAACTCCACCAAAAATTTGCTTAGCTATGCTAAGGTTATCCCCGGTGGCCTACGGTCTGGGACGGAGGCATTAGTGTCTTCGTCAAACCTTAGGTATGGTGACCCCCTCTCCGTTGACGTATGCCAAGGCCACGTAGCTTGCGTTTCTGTTGAGCAGCGAATTGGGCGGAAGCAGAAATGCTTCCGCCACTATTTCCGTCAGCTCGGGTTGGCTATGATGTCGTTGCGTTGATCTGGGAACGGTCTACTAGACTACGGGGCGGGGTTGTGTAACCCCGTTAAAAATTACGGTCTGTTCAGGCTAGGCGAGCCATGCTGACTTTAGACACGGCCGGCTTCGGGGTGGGAGTGACGATGCTTCCACCAGAAATATCGTCAAGTCGAGAGATGCACAGTGCTGTTGTTTTGCGTGAAGTACGGCTCGATAGGGTAAAGGGTGGCCGAGCAATCGGCCACTATGACTTGGGTTCGCTACTCTGTAGTAATGTCGCTTTCAGCATCGCATAGTATTGGGTGGCTGGCTTGCTAGCCACCAGCCCTACGCTAGGATTCAGTCCGGCTTTGTGGGCCTCGGTAGCTCACGGCATTCCACAGCCCGCTCGAGTCCGTTGCATTGTTCAATGGTTCAGTTGGGTAAGCGGCGGGGAGGCAGTTAAACTGCTTCCCCGCCTTTTCAATTAATAAGCCAATTTCGTTATTGGTCTGGGACTTTTCGATAACTTTAAGTTAAGATATAATTTAAGCCGTTTTGCAAGCAAGGCACCATGGCGGAGTGGTTACGCAGAGGTCTGCAAAACCTTTTACACCGGTTCGATTCCGGTTGGTGCCTCCAGGAATTTGGTACAGACATTTGTCTGTGCTGGATTCCTACGAAGCCGGAAGCGAAAGCGTAGGTTCGGTGGACGTAGGCGCGCAGGCAAGGGACAATAAATTGGTTCTTGCCGAGCACCGAGGGAGGTGGCTGCCAAGCCACATTCCGGTTGGTGCCTCCAAGTAAAACCAGGGCGAGTGGCGGAATTGGTATACGCGGCGGACTTAAAATCCGCTGCCAGCAATGGCTTGAGAGTTCGAGTCTCTCCTCGCCCACCAAAGATAGTCGGGCATTCGAATTTTTGCTAGAATGTGCCGATACAACGTGGCGCCTTAGCTCAGTTGGTAGAGCAGTGGCCTGAAGAGCCTCGTGTCGTTGGTTCGAATCCAACAGGCGCCACCAGATTTTAAGAAAATCTGATTTTATTAGGCGAAATCAAACCAAGCCAAGCTGTTTGATGAGCCAAAGGAGAAACCGAATTGTAAGCCGAAAGTAAATTGGTGCCAATTTACGGAGGCTGGAGGTCGGTTTTGACGCGCGGGTGTAGCTCAGCTGATAGAGCGCTTCCTTGCCAAGGAAGAGGCCCCGGGTTTGAGTCCCGGTACCCGCACCAACGAAAAAGGCTCACGAGGTAGCCTGTTTCGTTGCCGGTTTCAGAGCGAAAACCCGGGATAGGGTTTGATAACTAGGAGCACGCGCAGAAGTTTACTTCGAGCATGCGACAAAGTTATACAGAGTAGTCCCGGTACCCGCACCAGTATTATTGTTAGATCTACTGCTGACATTATTTTATGCTCGGGATAAGATGGTTGTAGAGTAAAACTTTTGGGGCCAATATATATGCGCAAAATAATCGTCTTATCATTTATTACACTAGATGGAGTCATGCAAGCACCTGGTGGGCCGGACGAAGATACATCGGGCGGTTTTAAATATGGTGGTTGGGTGGCACCGTATTTTGACGAAGAATCTGGTAAGGTCATGGCAAAACAGATGAAACCGGCCGACCTTTTGTTGGGTCGAAAAACCTTTGAGATTTTTGCATCTTACTGGCCTGAACACACTGACGATTGGCCGGGTATCAATGATGTTACAAAATACGTTATGAGCAGAACCGTCAAAAAGTCGAATTGGCAAAACTCGGTTTTTCTAGAAAGCTTGGCAGATATCAAGAAACTCAAAAATTCAAAAGGTCCCGACCTTCAAGTCCACGGCAGTGGTCAACTCATTCAGCTCCTGCTTAAGAATGATTTAGTGGACGAACTCTGGCTCAAATTTTTCCCATTGACGCTTGGTGAAGGCAAAAAGTTGTTTGCGGGTGGTGCGATTCCGGCAGCATTTACCTTAACTGAGAGTTCAGTTACATCAAGTGGAGTAATTTTTGCTAATTACAAGCGAGCTGGTAAAGTCAACACCGGTACTGTTGGAGATTTAGAAAGTAAATAAGGAGATACGATATGCCAAAATTTATGGTGCTTTATAACTCATCAGCCAAAGCCAACGAGCTAATGGCCAACGCCAGCCCAGAAGAAATGAAGGCCTCTATGAACGAGTGGATACAGTGGCGTGACGATTTACCCGAGGATGTTAAGTTCGATTTTGGACTGCCATTGCAAGCCGTCAGTCGAGTTACTACGTCTGGTTTAACCACTAGCGATAGTCCGGTCAACGGCTACGCCACAATTGAGGGCGAATCGAAAGAAGCAGTACTGGATTTGCTCAAAAACCACCCGCATTTGAAAAGGCCCGATGCCACCATTGATGTGCTCGAAATGCTATCGATGCCTGGGCTTGAAGCTTAGCTAGTCAAACTTAGTAGTACAAAAGGCGCAGCGGGTGGCCATAGCTGGGATTTCGCTCAAGCATTCTGGGCACTTTTTGGCCACTTCCCCACCTTTGGAAAATTTTTGAGTCAAATGGTTAACGGGTTTGACCACGAAAAAGAAGACTACGCTGGCAACAATTAGGAAGCTAATTAGAGAATTTAAGAAAATACCATAGTGGATGCTGCTCTTGTGGATGGTCAGCGCTAGGTTTTGAAAGTTTGGCCCTGATCCAATGGCACCGATTAGGGGCGTTAGAACTTCGCTCACGAATGAGCTGACGAGTACCCCAAAGGCGGCACCAACCACCACACCAACGGCTAGATCAACAACGTTACCTCTGAGTAAAAATTGGCGAAATTCTTTCATTACAAGCCTCTTTTACAAGCGTATCTTAGCATAAATATGGCTGGTGGGCGGTGAGGGGCTCGAACCCCCGACCTCCTCGGTGTAAACGAGGCGCTCTAGCCAACTGAGCTAACCGCCCGAACCGTGTAATTTTAATAACTTTTTGAAATTTTGGCAAGTATATAGCTAGTCTTTTTGTGTTTGACAAATAAACTAAAGTATGATAATATTTAAACGTTCTCTCGAAGTAACTTCTTACCCTCGATTCGAATGGAGTAAACCATGGCCGCAGACTGTTGCGGTGGCGAATACGACCTATTCCTGGGATTCACACACAAGCCCGGCTGCCCCTCCAGGCAAGTCGGTGCCGCCCGCCAGGCAGCCGAACGAGACATGGAAGCCGGTCGCCGGAGCTCTCAAGGCGTCCACGGCGGTTCCTCCACCAGCCCCAGCTACCAGCTCGGGCGAAAGAAGGAGCAGGATCGCCAAGTCAAGCACATCGTCGACGAAGTCTTCGGCTTCCCCATCGGCGGGCGCAGACGACGCGGACCACTGCTCTGACCAAGTGCGAATCTTCGTACAACACCTCCGAGATACTCGCATTCGTGCGGGTCCCTCCGGGGGTGTTTTCA includes:
- a CDS encoding helicase C-terminal domain-containing protein, with translation MSDYSDALSQENLMTCFPRQYRRPNNSQLSAFAAIAEHGSETLEAPTGTGKTAVGWSYLEALERAGATSLVAIAPNKTHVNQWKELHPDMTVAYGRSEYDCLYYDEEDEPFKADEIPCLTLTNCPHRVDVETGQTVEEGAMPCPYYQAKFEARRSRKLVCTMSFYLFNNVFRGDFEPPDGLVIDEADQIAKVVRGALSYEITDFQLRRSVMLLESIGADDEAKSVKQFLRNMVAILKRKPQGQPTLLTDGEIVRLLDAIGQIDAEAVRKRIARAIKTGEIDPYEDREVLTRLERLTQNLGRYLRSLGYALPTGEYHALNLVTYAYSDNEVTDENRVNYKLIIKSYHVAGLVRKLLSPNTLAMSATIGDNTVFGYETGIQLPFVSLPGTFPAENALVLLPTDTPNLAQKERSRNQPTRVLRHIARACGDFAKKDIRSLVIVVSNRERDKFLWLCQEAEEDVDVVSYGDGLTPRQALAAFREGQGTVLLGTVANYGSGVDLPEEIAPVTFVLRPGYPNPNDPFAQFERRRFGNGSYWKVWNWRVMIEALQVRGRNIRSASDRGATIFISQQFRRFLFASLPEWLKDSYDGSLTFEEACGRVLELMEAQS
- a CDS encoding DUF2103 domain-containing protein — protein: MKHRKGSSKIKYDHHMISGLRDFLESIEDWPEIKSIIPGRIKRTGIHTALKLKVQYPTDTGLKCQAQSGGAIQEVFVVTSVPDVLARKLNNL
- the mscL gene encoding large conductance mechanosensitive channel protein MscL, whose amino-acid sequence is MKEFRQFLLRGNVVDLAVGVVVGAAFGVLVSSFVSEVLTPLIGAIGSGPNFQNLALTIHKSSIHYGIFLNSLISFLIVASVVFFFVVKPVNHLTQKFSKGGEVAKKCPECLSEIPAMATRCAFCTTKFD
- a CDS encoding dihydrofolate reductase family protein gives rise to the protein MRKIIVLSFITLDGVMQAPGGPDEDTSGGFKYGGWVAPYFDEESGKVMAKQMKPADLLLGRKTFEIFASYWPEHTDDWPGINDVTKYVMSRTVKKSNWQNSVFLESLADIKKLKNSKGPDLQVHGSGQLIQLLLKNDLVDELWLKFFPLTLGEGKKLFAGGAIPAAFTLTESSVTSSGVIFANYKRAGKVNTGTVGDLESK
- a CDS encoding LemA family protein — protein: MLLWIVVIIVILVLGWLWMAYNGLIKSRNRTDEALSDINVQMKRRFDLIPNIVEAVKGYAAHEKTVLEDVTKARTAAMGVSQNDLNGLAKADNQLSATLKSLFAVAENYPDLKANQNFLQLQQELVDTEDKIQASRRFYNANVRDFNTEQQVFPTNLFAKALGFSAKTFFEVDNEAAIAEPVAVKF
- a CDS encoding NYN domain-containing protein, with amino-acid sequence MPKFALVAIDGDNIDRTLFGELKSQLAPGVLVEVIAELLPNHTTWSLGCYTVPQTDRAMSLQQHYLRELVAAGIAIRRWRRGAIRGRTVGYPDSWLVEQVVTIWDRFDTLVLVTADRDYVPLLSNAQAMGKDTVVLSPQPVAWPSFVRVHELDWLDTQHPGLLRSLIAAPAWI